The window TCTGCACCGAGGGCACCTACGGCGTGGGGCCGCACGTCGGCGCGTACGGCACGAGCAAGGCGGCCCTGCTGCACCTGACCCGCCAGCTCGCCGGTGAGCTGGCGCCCGGCGTGCGGGTGAACGCTGTCTCGCCGGGTCTGGTGCGCACCGAGATGGCGCGATTCGTGTGGGAACGGGCCGAGGAGAGGATCGCCCGGAGTCTGCCGCTGGCCCGGATCGGCGAGCCGGAGGACGTGGCACGCGCAGTGCTGTGGCTGGTCTGCGGACTGGGTCACCGGCACGGACCTGCTCGTCGACGGCGGCACGAGGGTGCGAGCGGCCGGCCGGGCCGGCTCCGGCGTGCCCACGGATGCCGTACACGACGTTCTGGCGCGAACGGACCCGCGGAGCAGCACGTAGCCGCCGACATCAGCCCGGGTGCGGAGTGGTGAAGCGCCGGCCCACGCTGCGCGGCGAAGTGGCGGAGTCCGGCCGCAGGTGCGCGGACCGACAACTGACCTGCCGACCGAAATGCCGGTGGGGCACCCGAAGTCCGGGTACCCCACCGGCTGTTGGATTCCCGGTCAGCCGGTGAAGCCGGCAGTGATCGAGGTGAACTGCCAGTCGCTCTGGGCGATGCCCGAGCAGGTCTCCTGCAGGCCGCCGCCCGGGCAGCCGTGGTCGCGGTTGACGGACCAGAAGGCGAGACGCGCGATGTGGTGCGAGTTGGCCCAGTTGCGGATGTCGGTCCAGTTCTGGACGGTGGTGGTCTCCTGGTTGTCGCTGACACCGTTCATGCCGGAGATGCCGATGTGGGCGTAAGCGGTGGGGTCGTCCCAGCCGAAGGTGGACTTCAGCTCGGCCTTGAGGCCCTCGGTCGCACTGACAGTACTGGCGTACATGTCGGTGGATGCGTTGCCGAAGTCGAAGGGCATGATGGTGAAGACGTCGATGTCGGCGCCCAGAGCCTTGGACTGATCGATGAGACGGTTGCCGTAACTGTTCGGTCCGGTGGTCGTGGTGCCGAAGGTGACGATGGTCTTCAGACCCGGGTTGTTCTGCTTGACGATCTTCAGAGCGCCGAGAATGCGGTCCTGCACAACGGCGTTCTCGAACTCGTCGGTGTTCTCGATGTCGATGTCGATCGCCTTGAGCCCGTACGCGTCGATCACCTGCTGGTAGGCACCGGCCAGCGCTGCCGGGGTGGAGCAGTTCGGGCCGAGCTTGTTGCCCTGCCAGCCGCCGAAGGACGGGACGATGTCACCGCCGGCCGCCCGGATGGCGGCGATGGCCGACTGGTCGACACCGCCGGTCAGCGCGCGCTGGCCGTCCCAGGCCGGATTGCAGCCACCGGAGGACAGGATGAAGGCCATGGTGAACCACTTGACGCCGGTGGCGTTCATCACCGTGCTCGGGGCCGGCGGGTTGCCCCAGCCGAGGTAGAGGTACGGGGCGGCCTGCTTGAAGCCCGTCCCGCCGCTGCCCCCGGAACTGGTGGTGACGCTCACCGCGTTGGACGCTGCCGAGACGTTGCCGGCCGCATCGCGCGCCCTGACGGTGAACGAGTACGTCGTGCTCGCGGCCAGGCCGCTCACGGTGGCGCTGGTTCCGGTGACGGTGCTGACCTTGGCGCCGCCCTGGTAGATGTCGTACCCGGTGACGCCGACGTTGTCGGTGGCGGCGGTCCAGGAAAGGGTGGCACTGGAGGAGGTCTTGCCGGTGGACTGGAGGCCGCTGGGCGCGGTGGGGGCCTGGGTGTCGGCGCTGCCTCCCGGCCCGTCCAGGCTGATGTCGTCGGCATAGTAAGTGCCCTGGCCGTACCAGCCGTTGAGGTAGATCTCCGCGCTGGTCTGCGAGGCTCCGGTGGTGAAGGACAGTGAGAGCTGGGAATAGCCGGACGTCGACGTGGTCCAGGTGGAGCCGCCGCCGGTGACACCGAGGTAGACGTAGCTGCCCCGCACCCAACCGGACAGTGTGTAGGTGGTGTTGGGCTGGACGGCGACGGTCTGGGTGCACTTGGCGTTGTCACTGTCGCCCGCGGCCCCGGCCAGCGCCTTGCTGCCGCTGTGCACCGGACTGGACACCACGGAACCGAGGCCGCCGGTGCAGGACCAGCCCGACAGCGTTGCGGATTCGAAGCCGGAGTTGTTGACCAGGTTCGCAGCGGATGCCGTGCCGGGAACGGTCAGGGTGGCTGCTGTACCGAGCAGGACTGCACCTGCCAGGGCGAGCAGGCGTGATCGAGTGCGCACGAGACCTCCGTTGTGAGAACGAGGGAGAAACGCGAACCGCGACAGCGTCGACACCGACGCTGGTGACACAGGCGAAATGGCCTCTCCGGCCCGCTGGGGACGGGCGGGGAAGAGCATGTCCGGCTGGCTCGACAGCTTCCCGAAGCGGCAAATCGCTTGTCAATAGGTTGATTAGGAAACTTTCCTGTTCATCGTTCCGGCCCGATCTGCAAGGCACTGTTGCGCTGAACCGGCCCCGGTCGGACATCAAGTCACCTACCAGGACGAGCCGTTGGGACAAATCGGCGCAGCGCCCGTCGCCACCCTCCCCATACGGCATCGGTCGGCACGGCGCCACCAGCCAGGAAGAGCGCGTCGTGAAGACAGGTGACGAAGAGCGTCAGCCGCGCGGCTGTTCGTCCTTGTCGCCCGTCTTCTGCCGGTGGGCCTCGCGGCCGTCCGCGATGCGGGCCTCGGCCCGCTCCCAGGCTCTGCTGTCACCCATGGGCGCATGGCGCCGCAGGTCCTGTGTTTCGCGCAGCAGTTGGCGCAGGTCGGCCAGGCCGCCTGCCACCGCGCCCGCCGTGCGGGCCTGCACCAGGACGTTGCCGAGAGCCGCGGCCTCGGCCGGGCCCGCCACCACGGGCAGCCCGCACGCGTCCGCCGTCAGTCGGCACAGCAGCTCGTTGTGGGCGCCGCCGCCGACGATGTGCACGGCCTCGACCGTACGGCCGGAAAGCCGCTGGGCGTCCATGATTGCGCGGCGGTGGGCGAGGGCCAGGGAGTCCAGCACGCAGCGGGTTGTCTCCGCCGCGTCGCGCGGGACGGGCTGACCGGTGCGTCGGCAGGCCTCGGAGATCCGCTCCGGCATCCGGCCCGGCGCGATGAACTCCGGATCGCCCGCGTCCACGACCGAGCGAAGGGGCGCGGATTCGGCGGCGCGGCGCAGCAGTTCGTCCAGTTCGTACGTCCGGCCCTGCGACTCCCAGGTGCGCAGGCACTCCTGGAGCAGCCACAAGCCCATGATGTTGCGCAGGTAGCGGACGGTGCCGTCCACTCCCAGCTCGTTGGTGAAGTTGGCGCGGCGGCTGTCCTCGGTGAGGACGGGCGCATCCAGTTCGAGCCCGGCCAGCGACCACGTGCCGGTGGCGATGTACGCGAACCGGTCACCGTGCGCGGGCACCCCCACCACGGCGGACGCGGTGTCGTGCGACCCGACGACGGTCACGGGCACGGGCCCCGCGAGCCCCGTCTCGGCCAGCACCTCGGGCAGCAACTGCCCTGCCGGGTCGCCGGGCCGGCGCAGGGGCGCGAAGAGCGAGAGATCGATCCCGAGGGTGTCGGCGACGGGCCGGGCCCAGTCGCGGCTGCGCGGGTCGACCAGCTGGGTGGTGGAGGCATTGGTCAGCTCGGTGCCGACCTCGCCCGTCAGCCAGTACGAGACGAGGTCCGGGATCATCAGCAGCCTGCGGGCCGCGGCGAGGGCGGGTGTGCCCTGGGCGGCCACCAGCTGATAGACGGTGTTGAAGGGGAGGTACTGCAGCCCGGTGGCGGCGTACAGAGCGGTGGGCGGCAGCGCCCCGGCGACCTTCGCGGTGGCGCTCCCCGTACGGCCGTCCCGGTAGTGCACGGGATTGCCGATGAGCGCGCCGTCCGCGTCGAGAAGGCCGTAGTCCACGGCCCAGGAATCGATCCCCACGCTCGCCGGGGGCCCGCCCGCGAACCGGCCTGCGGCGTGCAGACCTTCGAGCACGCCGCGGTACAGGGCGAGGATGTCCCAGTGAAGGGTGGAGCCGACCCGTACGGGAGTGTTGGGGAAGCGGTGCACTTCCGTCAGGTCGAGCGTTCCGGCTCCCACCCGGCCCACCATCACGCGGCCGCTGGACGCGCCCAGGTCGACGGCGGCAAAGGGGCGGGGATCGGTCGGTGCCACGTCTTGTCAGTCCTTCGTGAGGGTTCGTACGAGCCGGGCTGTGGTGCGGGCGTCACGCCTGCCCGCAGCACGGCGGAACGACTCTCCGCGGGCGGCGCGGGCGGTGACCCGTCGGCCTGCGGCGGTGCGGGGCCGCCCGCCCCGCACCGCGCCGCACGCGCGAGCGCTACCGCAGGAACGCCGCAGCGACCCCCGCGTCGACCGGCACATGGAGCCCCGTCGTATGACTCAAGTCCCCTCCGGTCAGGGCGAACACCGCGTTGGCGACATGCTCAGGAAGCACCTCCCTCTTCAGCAGGGTCCGCTGGGCGTAGAACTCACCCAGCTTCTCCTCCTCCACGCCGTACACGGCCGCCCGCTTCGCCCCCCAGCCGCCCGCGAAGATGCCGGAACCGCGCACCACCCCATCAGGGTTGATGCCGTTGACCCGGATGCCGTGCTCACCCAGCTCGGCCGCCAGCAGCCGGACCTGGTGGGCCTGGTCGGCCTTGGTCGCCCCGTACGCGATGTTGTTCGGGCCCGCGAACACGCCGTTCTTGGAGGCGATGTAGACGATGTCGCCGCCGATGCCCTGCGCGGTCATCACCCGCGCCGCCTCGCGGGAGACGAGGAAGGACCCGCGGGCCATGATGTCGTGCTGGAGGTCCCAGTCCTTCGCCGTGGTCTCCAGCAGCGGCTTGGAGATGGAGATCCCCGCGTTGTTGACCACCAGGTCGACGCCGCCGAAGGCGAGCGACGCGGCGGCGAAGGCGGCGGCGATCTGCTCCTCGGAGGTGACGTCCACGGTCACCGCGACCGCCTTGTCGGGGCCGCCCAGCTCCTCGGCCACCGAAGCAGCGCTGTCCGCGTCGACGTCGGCGACCACCACGCACGCGCCCTCGGCGGCCAGCCGGTGCGCAATGGCCTTGCCGATGCCGGACCCGGCCCCCGTCACCAGCGCGACCCGGGTCGCCAGGGGCTTGGGTGGCGGCATCCGGCGGAGCTTGGCCTGCTCCAGTTCCCAGTACTCGATGCGGAACTTCTCGGACTCCTCGATGGGCGCGTACGAGGAGACGGCCTCGGCCCCGCGCATCACGTTGATCGCGTTGAGATAGAACTCGCCGGCCACCCGCGCGGTCTGCTTGTCCTTGCCGAAACTGAACATGCCGACGCCCGGGACGAGGACGACGGCCGGGTCCGCGCCGCGCATGGCGGGGGAGCCGGCGTCGGCGTGCCGCTCGTAGTACGCGCGGTAGTCCTCGCGATAGGCGGCGTGCAGCTCCTTCAGCCGTGCGACCGCCTCCTCCAGCGGGACGCCGGCCGGCAGGTCGAGGACCAGTGGACGGACCTTCGTCCGAAGGAAGTGGTCGGGGCAGGAGGTGCCGAGCGCGGCGAGCCGCGGGTGCTCGGCGCGAGCCAGGAAGTCCAGTACGACATCGGAGTCGGTGAAGTGGCTTACCTGCGGGCGGTCGGTGGAGGCCAGACCACGGACGACGGGGGCGAGCGCGGCGGCGCGGGCCCGGCGCTCGTCCTCGGCCGGCGCCCGGTACCCGTCGAGTACCGGCCCGAACGGTTCCGCCTTGCCGCGCTCGGCGAGGAATGCCTCCGCGGTGCGGATGATGTGCAGGGAGTTGCGCTCGCACTCCTCGGAGGACGCGCCCCAGGCGGTGATGCCGTGGCCGCCGAGAACGCAGCCGACGGCCTCGGGGTGGGCAGCCTTGACGGCCGCGATGTCCAGGCCGAGCTGGAAGCCGGGTCGGCGCCACGGCACCCACACGACCTGGTTGCCGAAGCACTCCTTGGTCAGCGCCTCGCCGTCGGCGGCGCAGGCGAGCGCGATGCCGGAGTCGGGGTGGAGATGGTCGACGTGGGCGGCCTCGACGAGGCCGTGCATCGCGGTGTCGATGGACGGCGCGGCGCCCCCCTTGCCGTGCAGGCAGTAGTCGAAGGCCGCGACCATCTCGTCCTCGCGCTCCACGCCCGGGTACACCCCGATCAGCGCGCGCAGCCGGTCCAGCCGCAGCGCGGCGAGCCCGTCGGCCTTGAGCGTGCCCAGGTCGCCGCCCGAACCCTTGACCCACATCAGCTCGATGTCGCCGCCGGTCACGGGATCGGTGGCGGTGCCCTTCGCGGAGGTGTTGCCGCCCGCGTAGTTGGTGTTACGGGCGTCCGCGCCCAGTCGGTGGGATCGAGCGAGCAGCTCCGCCACGCGCTCGTGAGGTGCGTCTGTCATCACTTGCTTCCTTCGAGTTTCGTCATGGCTTCCTGCTGACGGGGCGCGGCGGGTTCGCGGCGCCGCGCTGCGCCGCGCGGGGCGCCCGCCCGGCGCGGGATGTCTGTCGTGGTTTCGCCGCGACGGCGCGTGCTTCCCGACGCGACAGCGGGCGTACCGGCGTGCTGCGGCACGCCGGTGCCGATCCGGCTGCGGGCGTCGTACTCCACCCCTCTCCACCGTGGTGGCCGCGCCCGCCGCCCCTCCGCATTCCCGCGGGAGGCCTTACGCCCCCCAGCCCGCCTGTGTGCCGCCGACCCGCTCGGCGACGATCTTCTCCGCCCAGCCGGAACGTCGGTACGCCGCGATCGGGTCCGGGTCGAGGTCCAGCTCCTCGCGCACCTCGGCCAGCAGTGGCCGTACATCCGTGTTGTACGCGTCCATCAGGACGGCGTTCGCGGCCAGTACGTCCCCGGAGCGCTGCGCAGCGCCGAGCGCCTCGCCGTCCACGAGCAGCGCCTTCGCCGTCGCCTCCTGGACGTTCATCACGGAGCGGATGATGGCCGGGATCTTCGCCTCGATGTTGTGGCACTGGTCGAGCATGAAGGCCACGTCGGGTGTGAAGCCGCCGCCGCGGATCACCTCGTACATGATGCGGAACAGCTGGAAGGGATCGGCCGCGCCGACCATCAGGTCGTCGTCCGCGTAGAACCGGGAGTTGAAGTCGAACGCGCCGAGCCTCCCCTCGCGCAGCAGCAGCGCGACGATGAACTCGATGTTGGTGCCGGGCGCGTGGTGGCCGGTGTCCACCACGACCTGCGCCTTGGGGCCCAGCTTCAGGCAGTGCGCGTACGCGGTACCCCAGTCGGGGACGTCGGTCGCGTAGAAGGCGGGCTCGAAGAACTTGTACTCCAGCAGCATCCGCTGGTTCTCGCCCAGCCGCTCGTGCACCGCGGCCAGGGCCTCGGCCAGCCGGTCCTGACGGGCCCGGATGTCGTCCTGGCCCGGGTAGTTGGTGCCGTCGGAGAACCACAGCTTGAGGTCGCGCGAGCCGGTCGCATCCATGATGTCGACGCACTCCAGCAGGTGCCCGAGGGCCTTGCGGCGGACGGCCGGGTCGGGGTTGGTGACCGAGCCCAGCTTGTAGTCGTCGTCCTGGAAGACGTTGGAGTTGATCGCGCCGAGCCGGAGTCCGAGCTCCTGCGCGTACGTGGCGAGGTCCGCGTAACCATCGGAGCCCTCGACCTTGTCCCACGGGATGTGCAGGGCGACGGTCGGGGCGACGCCGGTGTGCTGGTGGACGCGCGCCGCGTCGTCCAGCTTCTCCCGCGGGGTGCGCGGCACTCCGGGCTGCGCGAACACCTTGAAGCGCGTGCCGGAATTGCCGTACGCCCATGACGGCGTCTCGATGGCCTGGGTCTTGAGGGCCGCCTTCACGGCGGGTACGGCAGTCATGGATCAGCGCTCCCCGGGGCCGAGCAGATGGGTGAATCGTTTCATCGAGGGTGAAGTTATGACCACCCAGCTGGCATGTCAAGGGATTGAGTCGGTTCAGAGGTTTCGCGGGTTGACCCATTGACGCCGTGGGTGTTGCGCGTCTAGCTTCCGTGAAACTTAGTTGAAACCTTTCACGGCGCCTTCGGGACGTACCTTCCACGGAGCATCCATGAACCAGCCCGACACGGGCCCGGCCCCCGTCCTGGCCCTGACGGACGTGTCCAAGTCCTTCGGTGCCGTACGGGCGCTGCAGGACGTCTCCCTGCAACTGCTCCCGGGCGAGATCCACGCGCTCGCGGGTGAGAACGGCGCGGGCAAGTCCACGCTCATCAAGACGCTGGCCGGGGTGCACCGGCCGGACTCCGGCCAGGTGCTGCTCGACGGGGAGCCGGTCGTCTTCAACGGCCCGGCCGACGCCCGCGACGCCGGCATCGCCGTCATCTACCAGGAGCCCACCCTCTTCCCCGACCTGTCGATCGCCGAGAACATCTTCATGGGCCGTCAGCCGCGCGCCTCGTTCGGCCGGATCGACCGCCGTGCCGTGCGCGAGGCGACCGCCGCCCTGATGACCCGGCTCGGCGTCGACCTCGACCCCGAACGGCTCGCCCGTGGACTGTCCATCGCCGACCAGCAGATCGTCGAGATCGCCAAGGCGCTCTCCTTCGACGCCCGCGTCCTGATCATGGACGAGCCCACCGCCGCTCTCACCGGCAGCGAGACCGCCCGCCTCTTCTCGGTCGTCAAGACGCTGCGCGCCTCCGGCGCCGCCGTCCTGTTCATCTCGCACCGGCTCGAGGAGATATTCGGGCTCTGCCAACGCGTGACGACGCTGCGCGACGGCCGCTGGGTCGCCTCCGAGCCCCTGGACGGCCTCACCGAGGACGACCTCGTACGCCGCATGGTCGGCCGTGACCTCGACGAGCTCTACCCCAAGCAGGCCACGACCGTCGGCGAGACCGCCCTGTCGGTGCGGCGGCTCACCCGCGAAGGCGTCTTCCGGGACGTGTCGTTCGAGGTGCGGCGCGGCGAGATCGTGGCGCTCGCCGGGCTGGTCGGCGCCGGCCGCTCCGAGGTCGTCCAGGCCGTCTTCGGCGTGGACAAGGCGGACGCGGGCGAGGTACACGTGAACGGCGCACCGCTGCGCGCCGGTTCGCCGACTGCCGCCATGGACGCCGGAGTTGCGCTCGTACCGGAGGACCGGCGCCAGCGCGGGCTCGTCATGGAGATGTCCATCGAGCGCAACATCGGCCTCACCGGGCTAGGCAGCCTGGGCAGCGGCGGGATGGTGCGCCGCACCCTGGAGCGCGGGCGGGCCGCCGACTGGGCGGTGAAGCTCCAGCTCAAGTACAACAAACTCTCCGACACGGTCGGGGTGCTGTCCGGCGGCAACCAGCAGAAGGTCGTCCTCGCCAAGTGGCTGGCCACCGACCCGTCCGTGCTCATCGTCGACGAGCCCACGCGCGGCATCGACGTCGGCACCAAGGCCGAGGTCCACCGGCTGCTGTCCTCGCTCGCCGCCGAAGGGCTCGCCGTGCTGATGGTCTCCTCCGACCTGCCCGAGGTGCTCGGCATGGCCGACCGCGTGCTGGTCATGCACGAGGGCCGACTGGTGGCGGAGATCCCCCGTGAAGAGGCCTCCGAGGAGACGGTCATGGCCGCGGCCACGGGTCGCCTCACCGGCAAGGAGAAGGCGGCATGACAGTCGAGCCAGGTCTCAGTGGCCGCCGCCGATGTGGCGGCTCGCACGACACACACGGAAGGACAGCGGCGTGACGGCCACCCTCGAATCTCCGCCGGCCGCGCCGGAGGCGGACCGGCGATCCGCGCGCTCGCTCATGGATCTGGTCTTCCGCGCCCGTGAGTTGAGCATCGGCGGCGCGCTCGTGGTGCTGATCCTCGGCACCTGGATATCCAACCCGTCCTTCCTGGACGACCAGGGCATCAAGGATCTGCTCCTCAACTCCTCGATCCTCGTGCTGCTCGCCGTCGGCCAGTCCGTCGTCGTCATCACCCGCAACATCGACCTGTCCGTCGGTTCCGTCGTCGGACTCACCGCCTTCGCCTGCGGCAGCTTCGTCTCGGGCACGGACCACAGCGCGCTGACCGTCGTCCTGCTCGGCATCGGACTCGGCGTCCTGTGCGGCCTGGTCAGCGGCCTGCTGGTCAGCTTCGGCCGGGTGCCCGCGCTGGTCGTCACCCTCGGCATGCTCTACGTCATCCAGGGCATCGACCACGCCTGGGCGCACGGCAAGCAGATCAACGCCGCCGACGTCCCCGACGACGTGCTCGGCCTCGGCAGCGGCAGTGTCATCGGCATCCCGTATCTGCCGCTGATCTCCGCCGCCGTGCTGGTCGGCACCGCCTACTACCTGCGGACCTACCGCAGCGGCCGGGAACTGTACGCGATCGGGTCCAACCCCGAGGCCGCCCGCCTGGCCGGTATCCCCATCCGCCGCCGCGTGCTCGCCGCGTACGCCTTCTCCGGCGCCGTCGCCGGCCTTGCCGGGGCGCTGTGGCTCGCCCGCTTCGGCACGGTCGTCGCCGACGCCGCGAACGGCTGGGAGCTGACCGTCGTCAGCTCGGTCGTCGTCGGCGGCGTCGCCATCACCGGCGGCGTCGGCACGGTCTGGGGCGCGGCGCTCGGCGCGCTGCTGCTCACCACGATGGGCAGCGCCCTCGTCGTCCTGAAGGTGGACTCCTTCTGGCAGCAGGCCATCACCGGTGTGCTGCTGCTCGCGGCCATCACCACCGACCGCATCGTGAACCTGCGCACCACCAGCGCGCTGAGGAAGAGGAGCCGACGATGAACACCCTCGTCAAATACCTGCGCTGGGACACCGTCGTCGGCGTACTCCTGATCGCCGTCTTCCTCGCCGGATCCGGTACGACGGAAGGCTTCTCGGACACCGCCAACCTCTCCGCCGCGCTCGACGACACCGCCGAGATCGCCCTCATCGCCCTGCCGATGACCCTGCTGGTCGTCGCGGGACAGGTCGACCTCTCCGTGGCCTCCATGCTCGGACTCTCCAGCGCGCTCGCCGGCTCGCTGTGGGAGGCCGGCTGGGCCTTCGAGACGATCGTGCCCCTGTGCCTGCTCGTCGGCGCGCTCGGCGGCCTCCTCAACGGATGGCTCGTCACCCGCGTCGGGCTGCCCTCGCTCGCCGTCACCATCGGCACGCTCACTCTCTACCGGGGCCTGGCCTCCGTCGTTCTCGGGGACAAGGCGGTCGCCGACTTCCCCGAGACGTACTCCCAGTGGGCCACCTACACGCAGACCGTGCCGGGCACCTTCATCCCGTACCCCGTCGCCCTGTTCGGTGTCCTGGCCGTCATCACCGCCGTCGTCCTGCACTGCACGGCCTTCGGGAGGTCCCTGTACGCGATCGGCGCGCAGGAGGACGCGGCCTACTTCGCGGGCATCCGGGTCAAGCGCATCAAACTGGTGCTGTTCGTCCTCGCGGGCTTCGTGGCCTCCTTCGCCGGGATCGTCTTCACCCTGCGGTACGGCAGCGCCCGCGCCGACAACGGGGTCGGACTCGAACTGGTCGTCATCGCCTCGGTGCTGCTCGGCGGAGTCGACTTCGACGGCGGGCGGGGCACCCTCGGCGGCGCGGTCGCCGGGGTGCTGCTGATCGGGCTGCTGAACAACCTCCTCACCCTGAACGACGTGTCCAACGAGATCCAGGTGATCGTCACCGGCCTGCTGCTCGTGGCCTCCGTCCTCACCCCGCGGGTCGTCGCCGCCGTCTCCGAGCGCCGCCACCGGCGGGCCGCGACCGCCTCCGCCTAGCTCCCCCTGCTCCCTCAACTCCCGCCCTCCGAAAGGGACGTCACCATGTCTGCGCACTCCCGCACGCGCCGCCGTGCCACCCTCACCGCCACAGCTGCTGCCTGCGTCCTCGCCGTCACGCTGGCCGGCTGCTCGGGCACCACGAAGAACGACACCAAGAACGACACCAAGGAAGCGGCGAGCAGCGCCAAGGCCGACCCGAATGCGCCGCTGAAGAAAGGCCTCAAGATCGCCTTTCTGCCGAAGCAGATCAACAACCCGTACGAGAAGATCGTCGACGACGCGGGGATCGGCGCGGTCAAGGAGTTCGGCGGCTCCGGCAAGGAGGTCGGACCCTCCGACGCCAAGGCCTCCTCCCAGGTCTCATACATCAACACCCTCATCCAGCAGCGCCAGGACGCGATCCTCATCGCCGCCAACGACCCCAACGCGGTGTGCGGCCCGCTCAAGCAGGCCATGAAGCAGGACATCAAGGTCGTCGCCTACGACTCCGACACCGCCAAGGACTGCCGCCAGCTGTTCATCAACCAGGCCAGTTCCGAGGAGATCGGCCGCAGCCAGGTCCAGCATCTCGCCAAGCAACTCGACTACAAGGGCGAGATCGCGATCCTCTCGGCCACCCAGAACGCGACGAACCAGAACACCTGGATCGGGTTCATGAAGGACGAGCTGAAGAAGCCCGAGTACAAGGACCTGAAGCTGGTCAAGGTCGCCTACGGGGACGACGACGACCAGAAGTCCTTCCAGGAGACCCAGGGCCTGCTCAAGGCCTACCCGAAACTGAAGGGCATCATCTCGCCCACCACGGTCGGCATCGCCGCCGCCTCCCGCTACATCAGCGACTCCAGCTACAAGGGCAAGGTCGTCATCAACGGCCTGGGCACACCGAACCAGATGCGCAAGTACGTCAAGGACGGCACGGTCGAGCAGTTCTCCCTGTGGGACCCCAAGAAGCTCGGCTACCTCGGCTCGTACGCGGCCGCCGCTCTCGCCTCGGGCCAGATCACCGGTGCGGAGGGCGAGAAGTTCAAGGCCGGTGACCTCGGCGAGTACACCATCGGCAAGGACGGCGAGGTCATCCTCGGCCCGCCGACCGTCTTCGACAAGAACAACATCGACGACTTCGACTTCTGAGTTCCGGGATCGCCCGATGCAGCGCGTCTGCTTTCTGCTGAAGGTCCGGCAGGAGCGGCTTGAGGAGTACCGCGAGCGTCACGCGGCCGTATGGCCCGAGATGCTCGCGGCGCTCTCCGCCGCCGGCTGGCACAACTACTCGCTCTTTCTCCGGGAGGACGGCCTGCTCGTCGGCTACCTGGAGACCGAGGACTTCGCGGCTGCGCAGGCCGCCATGGCCGCCACGGACGTCAACACCCGCTGGCAGGCCGACATGGCGGCCTTCTTCGAAGCCCTGGACGGCGCCAAGCCGGACGAGGCGATGAAGCCGCTCACCGAAGTCTTCCATCTCGATCGACCGCAATGACCCG is drawn from Streptomyces sp. NBC_01717 and contains these coding sequences:
- the rhaS gene encoding rhamnose ABC transporter substrate-binding protein, yielding MSAHSRTRRRATLTATAAACVLAVTLAGCSGTTKNDTKNDTKEAASSAKADPNAPLKKGLKIAFLPKQINNPYEKIVDDAGIGAVKEFGGSGKEVGPSDAKASSQVSYINTLIQQRQDAILIAANDPNAVCGPLKQAMKQDIKVVAYDSDTAKDCRQLFINQASSEEIGRSQVQHLAKQLDYKGEIAILSATQNATNQNTWIGFMKDELKKPEYKDLKLVKVAYGDDDDQKSFQETQGLLKAYPKLKGIISPTTVGIAAASRYISDSSYKGKVVINGLGTPNQMRKYVKDGTVEQFSLWDPKKLGYLGSYAAAALASGQITGAEGEKFKAGDLGEYTIGKDGEVILGPPTVFDKNNIDDFDF
- a CDS encoding ABC transporter permease, encoding MNTLVKYLRWDTVVGVLLIAVFLAGSGTTEGFSDTANLSAALDDTAEIALIALPMTLLVVAGQVDLSVASMLGLSSALAGSLWEAGWAFETIVPLCLLVGALGGLLNGWLVTRVGLPSLAVTIGTLTLYRGLASVVLGDKAVADFPETYSQWATYTQTVPGTFIPYPVALFGVLAVITAVVLHCTAFGRSLYAIGAQEDAAYFAGIRVKRIKLVLFVLAGFVASFAGIVFTLRYGSARADNGVGLELVVIASVLLGGVDFDGGRGTLGGAVAGVLLIGLLNNLLTLNDVSNEIQVIVTGLLLVASVLTPRVVAAVSERRHRRAATASA
- a CDS encoding ABC transporter permease, with protein sequence MWRLARHTRKDSGVTATLESPPAAPEADRRSARSLMDLVFRARELSIGGALVVLILGTWISNPSFLDDQGIKDLLLNSSILVLLAVGQSVVVITRNIDLSVGSVVGLTAFACGSFVSGTDHSALTVVLLGIGLGVLCGLVSGLLVSFGRVPALVVTLGMLYVIQGIDHAWAHGKQINAADVPDDVLGLGSGSVIGIPYLPLISAAVLVGTAYYLRTYRSGRELYAIGSNPEAARLAGIPIRRRVLAAYAFSGAVAGLAGALWLARFGTVVADAANGWELTVVSSVVVGGVAITGGVGTVWGAALGALLLTTMGSALVVLKVDSFWQQAITGVLLLAAITTDRIVNLRTTSALRKRSRR
- a CDS encoding L-rhamnose mutarotase; translated protein: MQRVCFLLKVRQERLEEYRERHAAVWPEMLAALSAAGWHNYSLFLREDGLLVGYLETEDFAAAQAAMAATDVNTRWQADMAAFFEALDGAKPDEAMKPLTEVFHLDRPQ